The Lycium ferocissimum isolate CSIRO_LF1 chromosome 1, AGI_CSIRO_Lferr_CH_V1, whole genome shotgun sequence genome includes a region encoding these proteins:
- the LOC132050223 gene encoding multiple C2 domain and transmembrane region protein 10 translates to MNNGKEKLVVEVVAAHNLMPKDGEGSSSPFVEVEFENQRQKTQVKMRDLNPVWNEKLVFHVNDVADLPYRTVEVNVFNEKRSNTSRNFLGRVRISGSSIAREGEEMAQLYTLDKRSLFSHVRGELSLKLYLSTTEEVKQVISGNGGSGGGVGKPNVNSSSKKNKKLQQQTNGTNMVVQMGQENKVNFQNQNHSKPVEPVPGDIKPVVISTVPGPIIPAVSGGHVTGGGGGHGVGGGGVGLYSSGQGEFSLKETSPHLGGGLNKDKTSSTYDLVEQMQYLYVRVVKAKDISVFGGAELVAEVKLGNYRGITKRVFSNHAEWNQIFAFSKDSVQSSVVEIFVKENNKDEFLGRVWFDLNEVPKRVPPDSQLAPQWYRMEDKKGDKSKGGEVMVAIWFGTQADEAFAEAWHSKAANVHFDGLCSIKSKVYLSPKLWYLRVGVIEAQDIIMGEKGSSIMRYPELFAKVQVGNQVLRTRVSPPAATRSLSNPFWNEDLMFVVAEPFEDFLLVSIEDRLAPNREEIVGRVLLPVSSLERRLNEKPVTSRWFNLDTHLSNPNDPKAVVRFASRIHLRASLDGGYHVLDEATMYSSDVRPTAKQLWKPHIGVLEVGVLGATNLVPMKMKEGKGGSVDAYCVAKYGQKWVRTRTVVDSLSPKWNEQYTWEVFDPCTVITIGVFDNSRVDKNMVNSVAGNRDSRIGKVRIRLSTLESDRVYTHAYPLLMLHPSGVKKMGELHLAVRFSCANMVNMLHMYTMPLLPKMHYVQPLSVNQLDTLRHQAMSVVATRLSRSEPPLGREVVEYMLDHDSHMWSMRKSKANFFRLTNVVSWFVIVSRFLESARNWHKPVHSALALIAFTILVLVPELIIPCVLLTLAAIGLWRYRSRPRHPPHMDTRLSYAESVYPDELDEEFDSFPTSRSAEIVRMRYDRLRSVAGRIQTVVGDMATQGERFQALLSWRDPRATFLFVIFCLFAAFGFYLVPIKWVVALWGLYYLRPPRFRNRLPSSAVCFLKRLPTRADSML, encoded by the exons CAAGTATTGCTAGAGAAGGTGAAGAAATGGCACAACTTTATACACTTGATAAAAGAAGTCTTTTTTCTCATGTACGTGGTGAGTTAAGTTTGAAACTTTATTTATCTACAACTGAGGAAGTTAAACAAGTTATTAGTGGTAATGGTGGTAGTGGTGGTGGAGTTGGTAAACCAAATGTTAATTCCTCTTctaagaagaacaagaaattgCAGCAACAAACAAATGGAACTAACATGGTGGTCCAAATGGGTCAAGAAAATAAG gtaaattttcaaaaccagAATCATTCCAAGCCAGTGGAGCCAGTTCCAGGTGACATTAAGCCTGTTGTTATTAGTACTGTTCCGGGCCCTATTATTCCGGCTGTTTCTGGTGGCCATGTCACCGGTGGTGGCGGCGGTCAtggtgttggtggtggtggggttGGTTTATACTCTTCTGGGCAAGGTGAGTTTTCTCTGAAAGAAACAAGTCCACATCTTGGTGGTGGTTTGAATAAGGACAAGACAAGCTCAACATATGACTTGGTGGAACAAATGCAGTATTTGTATGTTAGAGTTGTAAAGGCTAAGGATATTTCTGTTTTTGGTGGTGCTGAGCTTGTAGCTGAGGTGAAACTTGGCAACTATAGAGGAATTACTAAAAGGGTCTTTTCAAATCATGCTGAATGGAACCAAATTTTCGCCTTTTCTAAAGATAGTGTACAGTCCTCTGTAGTGGAAATCTTTGTGAAGGAAAATAACAAAGATGAGTTCTTAGGTCGTGTTTGGTTTGACCTAAATGAGGTGCCTAAACGCGTTCCGCCAGATAGTCAGTTGGCTCCACAATGGTATAGAATGGAAGACAAGAAAGGTGATAAGTCTAAAGGTGGTGAAGTTATGGTTGCTATATGGTTTGGAACTCAAGCTGATGAAGCTTTTGCTGAGGCTTGGCATTCTAAAGCAGCAAATGTGCATTTTGATGGCTTGTGTTCTATCAAGTCTAAAGTGTATTTATCACCTAAGCTTTGGTATTTACGAGTTGGGGTTATCGAAGCTCAAGATATTATTATGGGGGAGAAAGGGTCATCGATTATGAGATATCCTGAACTTTTTGCCAAAGTTCAAGTTGGAAACCAGGTGTTGAGGACTAGAGTTTCTCCGCCTGCTGCTACTAGAAGCCTTTCAAATCCTTTCTGGAATGAGGACTTGATGTTTGTGGTTGCTGAGCCATTTGAAGACTTCTTGCTTGTTTCGATCGAGGACAGACTTGCTCCCAACAGAGAGGAAATCGTGGGGAGAGTTCTTTTGCCTGTTTCAAGCCTAGAAAGGCGACTAAACGAGAAGCCAGTGACTTCGAGGTGGTTCAATCTCGATACTCATTTGAGCAACCCGAATGATCCCAAAGCTGTGGTTAGATTTGCCTCGCGGATTCACCTCCGTGCTTCACTTGACGGAGGTTACCATGTGCTCGATGAGGCAACAATGTATAGCAGTGATGTTAGGCCGACAGCAAAGCAGCTGTGGAAGCCCCACATTGGAGTTCTCGAGGTTGGGGTTTTGGGAGCTACAAATCTCGTGCcaatgaaaatgaaagaaggcAAGGGTGGCTCTGTAGACGCGTATTGTGTGGCAAAATATGGGCAGAAATGGGTCCGAACTAGAACTGTCGTGGACAGCTTATCTCCTAAATGGAACGAACAATATACTTGGGAAGTCTTTGACCCTTGCACTGTCATCACTATCGGGGTGTTTGATAATTCTCGTGTAGATAAGAATATGGTTAACTCTGTGGCTGGAAACCGGGACTCTCGAATTGGAAAGGTTAGGATCAGGCTATCAACTCTTGAATCAGATAGAGTTTATACTCATGCATATCCACTCTTGATGCTGCATCCTTCCGGGGTGAAAAAAATGGGGGAGCTTCATTTGGCTGTTCGGTTTTCATGTGCTAACATGGTGAATATGCTTCACATGTATACAATGCCTTTGCTTCCGAAGATGCATTACGTTCAGCCCTTGTCTGTAAATCAATTAGACACCTTGAGGCACCAAGCTATGAGTGTTGTGGCAACGAGGCTTAGTCGATCCGAGCCACCTTTAGGGAGAGAAGTGGTTGAGTACATGCTCGATCATGATTCTCATATGTGGAGCATGAGAAAGAGCAAAGCAAATTTCTTTAGGCTGACAAATGTGGTTTCTTGGTTTGTTATTGTGAGCAGGTTTTTGGAGTCCGCGCGCAATTGGCATAAGCCGGTGCACTCTGCGTTAGCACTAATTGCGTTTACCATTCTCGTATTGGTGCCCGAGCTCATAATCCCTTGTGTACTACTCACATTGGCTGCGATAGGTTTATGGCGTTATAGGTCACGCCCACGTCACCCTCCACACATGGATACTCGACTCTCTTATGCAGAGAGCGTTTATCCAGATGAACTAGACGAGGAATTTGATTCATTCCCGACTAGTAGAAGTGCAGAAATCGTTCGAATGAGATATGATAGGCTGAGGAGTGTGGCTGGTAGGATTCAAACTGTGGTTGGTGATATGGCTACTCAAGGGGAGAGATTTCAAGCATTGTTAAGCTGGAGGGATCCAAGAGCAACATTCttgtttgtaatattttgcttgTTTGCTGcatttggtttctatttggtcCCAATCAAATGGGTGGTTGCTCTTTGGGGTTTGTATTATTTGAGACCACCTAGGTTCAGGAACAGGTTGCCATCTAGTGCTGTATGTTTCTTGAAGAGGCTGCCAACCAGGGCAGATAGCATGTTGTAA